The Bradysia coprophila strain Holo2 unplaced genomic scaffold, BU_Bcop_v1 contig_732, whole genome shotgun sequence genome has a window encoding:
- the LOC119084308 gene encoding synaptic vesicle glycoprotein 2B-like: protein MVYTIDEESSGNGPSKSSHTFEEAVTLIGNGKFHFILLIATGCSLLGVIMEGLNMAIVLPAAKCDIEITTTEQGLINTVGFIGVVLTSHFWGFMSDTWGRLKVLRFALFWGFTFSIASSFVTTSKMLLIMRFLVGFFLSGVQAAALLYLGEFHCYKNRAKYVTFAAMFMPMSIVYQPVMGWLIMTMDWKYTILGFVYRPWRLYMVLSSLINAFAYCLFLFLPESPKFMLAMGKPEEALDILVIGYKANGGKDKFPVTQISLESIGSNLADTRKLGATVKMMWDQTWPLFKPPYFTNIILLCYLAFVSFFVGHGLYMWYPQILALSYPNMNARLTMCEALAMTWSKQEYEIIDTVTSEVIEFSCQLENDSTTYQIILVMGLTFCCIYGLVALNVKRCGKSLLFPIWLLVSTTTTLCIIWADIFYFHVVLTIFMISCGYCGSIITAVAVDLFPTHYKGMALCLVMMFGRIGAVVGSNFVGALLDGECSAIFTINASLLLVATIICFIVMRKTDSIIENNS, encoded by the exons ATGGTATACACCATCGATGAAGAGTCTTCGGGAAATGGACCATCCAAATCTTCACACACATTTGAAGAAGCTGTTACACTTATCG GCAATGGCAAATTCCATTTCATATTGCTGATTGCGACCGGATGCTCTTTACTTG GCGTAATAATGGAAGGCCTCAACATGGCTATCGTTTTGCCGGCTGCAAAATGTGATATCGAAATTACAACCACCGAGCAAGGACTAATCAATACCGTCGGCTTCATTGGTGTTGTGCTAACTTCTCATTTCTGGGGATTTAT GTCTGACACATGGGGGCGCCTGAAGGTGTTGAGGTTTGCACTGTTTTGGGGATTCACTTTTTCTATAGCCTCCAGTTTTGTTACAACCAGTAAGATGCTGTTGATAATGCGATTCTTGGTTGGATTCTT TCTTTCAGGCGTTCAAGCAGCGGCACTTTTGTACCTAGGAGAATTCCATTGCTACAAAAATCGTGCAAAATATGTGACATT CGCTGCAATGTTTATGCCAATGTCGATTGTATACCAACCGGTTATGGGCTGGCTAATTATGACCATGGACTGGAAGTATACTATTCTAGGCTTCGTTTATCGACCGTGGCGCTTGTACATGGTGTTAAGCAGTTTGATAAACGCCTTTGCTTACTGCCTTTTTCTATTCCTACCGGAGAGTCCAAAATTTATGCTTGCAATGGGAAAGCCGGAGGAAGCGTTGGATATTTTAGTCATCGGATACAAAGCCAATGGAGGAAAAGAT AAATTTCCAGTGACCCAAATTTCGCTCGAATCGATTGGTTCGAATTTGGCCGATACTCGTAAACTGGGAGCAACGGTCAAAATGATGTGGGACCAAACGTGGCCGCTGTTCAAACCGCCCTATTTTACCAACATCATTCTGCTGTGCTACCTGGCGTTCGTATCTTTTTTTGTGGGTCACGGACTCTACATGTGGTATCCACAGATTTTGGCATTGTCTTATCCGAATATGAATGCACGGCTGACAATGTGTGAAGCTCTTGCAATGACTTGGAGCAAGCAAGAGTATGAAATAATTGACACAGT AACAAGTGAAGTCATTGAATTCAGTTGTCAACTCGAGAACGATTCGACGACCTACCAAATCATTCTGGTGATGGGATTAACGTTTTGCTGTATTTATGGATTGGTTGCGCTGAATGTTAAGCGATGCGGGAAGAGCCTTCTATTTC CAATTTGGCTACTAGTTTCCACAACGACTACTCTTTGTATCATTTGGGCCGATATATTCTATTTCCATGTCGTTCTAACAATATTCATGATCTCATGCGGATATTGTGGCAGTATCATTACAGCTGTGGCCGTTGATCTCTTCCCAACACATTACAa GGGTATGGCCCTATGTTTGGTGATGATGTTCGGACGGATAG GTGCTGTTGTTGGAAGTAATTTCGTGGGCGCACTTCTTGACGGTGAATGCAGTGccatttttacaataaatgcGTCGCTATTGTTAG ttGCAACTATAATTTGCTTTATTGTTATGCGAAAGACTGATTCGATAATAGAAAACAACTCGTAG